In a genomic window of Hippoglossus stenolepis isolate QCI-W04-F060 chromosome 17, HSTE1.2, whole genome shotgun sequence:
- the sp4 gene encoding transcription factor Sp4, translated as MSDSKKESSGTEGGKASKRGKSSGSQDSSQPSPLALLAATCSKIGGQGGVEVAQAQAGVQQFQVQTGQIQLQAGQLQGQIVLDTAGGQALVPQQLELVPAQFTGNGWQIITAAPTMAKENTNQPVAVTVATTLANDSSPGGRKVKAVANSVAANQQQQQQQFQIIQVQNLPNAGGGVQYQVIPHLQTADGQQIHISSAQTASLGALTEQVQLYQTQSPGQTILQSANQQAILTTTANQTVPLQIRPAQSFPLQLQTLHGSQTPVMTTVPINLGGMTLALPVINNVGGGGAVQLIQSADGTFSVANGNQLVTTAMSGMAPATASIGSTTAVAEGESVSEAAQVVSAGSEGDTQVQSSEADSQSQNQANGLLTQTDATGTIQQVIVGQVGHQLVQQIQLQPHSQGQQQPQHIQTLQLAPGQTLQPIQAFQNQAQVLIRTPTLSPSGQITWQTVSLQGGLGTAVPQQLTLAPVAGGTTVGSGGLVSLSGAPLTLSAAQINPGSGVQTVSIAGLGTAGVQLQGVPLTITGLQGQPQGQDGIKLQSSPVTVAVSNVAPGSSLSPDQLGSVQSSSDQEGPPSKRLRRVACSCPNCRDGEGRNSGDPTKKKQHICHMEGCGKVYGKTSHLRAHLRWHTGERPFVCNWIFCGKRFTRSDELQRHRRTHTGEKRFECPECSKRFMRSDHLSKHIKTHQNKKGGAAVAIITTDDMEEDAPEGLATSPQIVAVATLSRDSNPATPTTSNHQEEEEEEEEEEFE; from the exons ATGAGTG ACTCCAAGAAGGAATCATCTGGAACTGAAGGAGGGAAAGCATCTAAAAGGGGGAAAAGTTCTGGATCCCAG GATTCCTCTCAGCCCTCTCCGTTGGCTCTGCTAGCAGCCACCTGCAGTAAGATCGGAGGGcaggggggggtggaggtggcCCAGGCCCAGGCAGGGGTGCAGCAGTTCCAGGTCCAGACCGGTCAGATCCAGCTGCAGGCCGGTCAGCTCCAGGGCCAGATAGTGTTGGACACAGCAGGGGGTCAGGCCCTGGTCCCCCAACAGCTGGAACTGGTCCCAGCTCAGTTCACGGGGAACGGCTGGCAGATCATTACAGCGGCTCCTACTATGGCCAAGGAGAACACCAATCAGCCTGTTGCAGTGACGGTGGCCACCACCTTGGCTAATGACAGCTCTCCAGGTGGACGTAAG GTGAAGGCTGTGGccaacagtgttgcagccaatcagcagcagcagcagcagcagttccagATCATCCAGGTTCAGAACCTGCCCAATGCCGGGGGCGGGGTCCAGTATCAGGTCATCCCTCACCTGCAGACTGCAGATGGACAGCAGATCCATATCAGCTCGGCTCAGACGGCCTCCCTCGGGGCTCTAACGGAGCAAGTCCAGCTCTACCAGACCCAGAGTCCAGGCCAGACCATCCTCCAGTCAGCCAACCAGCAGGCCATTTTGAcaactacagccaatcagacggTCCCACTGCAGATCCGTCCTGCACAGTCTTTCCCGCTGCAACTGCAGACTCTGCACGGCTCCCAGACTCCTGTTATGACCACGGTACCCATAAACCTCGGTGGCATGACCCTGGCTCTGCCTGTGATCAATAATGTTGGAGGGGGCGGGGCTGTGCAGCTTATCCAATCAGCAGATGGCACATTCTCTGTTGCCAATGGCAACCAGCTGGTGACAACAGCAATGTCCGGGATGGCTCCTGCTACAGCATCAATTGGCTCGACAACAGCAGTAGCTGAAGGGGAAAGTGTGTCTGAAGCAGCACAAGTGGTTTCTGCTGGATCAGAGGGTGACACACAAGTACAGAGCAGTGAGGCAGACTCTCAAAGCCAGAATCAGGCCAACGGACTGCTGACCCAGACAGATGCTACAGGAACCATACAGCAGGTGATCGTGGGTCAGGTGGGGCACCAGTTGGTGCAGCAGATCCAGCTGCAGCCCCACAGTCAGGGCCAGCAGCAACCTCAGCACATTCAGACCCTCCAGCTAGCCCCCGGACAAACCCTTCAGCCCATCCAGGCTTTCCAGAACCAAGCCCAGGTCCTCATCCGTACCCCGACACTGTCCCCCTCTGGGCAGATCACCTGGCAGACTGTCTCCCTGCAGGGTGGTTTGGGGACGGCAGTGCCACAGCAGCTGACACTGGCCCCGGTGGCTGGTGGGACGACGGTGGGGAGCGGAGGGCTGGTGTCCCTTAGTGGAGCCCCGCTGACGCTGAGCGCAGCACAAATCAACCCCGGGTCTGGGGTGCAGACGGTCAGCATCGCAGGGCTGGGCACCGCTGGAGTCCAGTTGCAGGGTGTTCCCCTCACCATCACCGGTCTACAGG GTCAACCACAGGGTCAGGATGGGATCAAACTTCAGTCATCTCCCGTGACAGTCGCCGTCAGCAATGTGGCACCCGGCTCATCGTTGAGTCCAGACCAGCTGGGCTCTGTACAAAGTTCTTCAGACCAGGAGGGACCCCCCAGCAAGAGGCTCAGACGTGTCGCCTGCTCTTGTCCAAACTGCAGGGACGGAGAGGGAAG gaaCAGCGGGGACCCCACAAAGAAGAAGCAGCACATCTGCCACATGGAGGGCTGTGGGAAGGTGTACGGAAAGACGTCGCACCTGAGGGCCCACCTGCGCTGGCACACTGGCGAGAGGCCGTTTGTCTGTAACTGGATCTTTTGTGGCAAGAGGTTCACCAGGAGcgatgagctgcagagacaccggagaacacacacag GAGAGAAACGTTTCGAGTGTCCCGAATGCTCCAAGCGCTTCATGCGCAGTGACCACCTTTCCAAGCACATCAAGACCCACCAGAACAAGAAGGGCGGAGCCGCGGTGGCAATCATCACCACCGACGACATGGAAGAAGACGCCCCCGAAGGCCTCGCCACCTCCCCTCAGATTGTCGCTGTGGCGACCCTCTCACGTGACTCTAACCCCGCTACACCCACCACTTCTAATcaccaggaggaagaggaggaggaggaagaggaggagtttgAATAG